In Brachyspira hampsonii, the following are encoded in one genomic region:
- a CDS encoding glycosyltransferase family 2 protein — protein sequence MVSIIIPVYNVSKYLYTCLDSAVNQTYKDLEIICINDGSTDDSLEILKEYAYKDNRIIIIDKKNAGVSAARNDGIEKSNGEYIFFMDSDDYIDNDFIEVFYNNAKKNNSDLVVLSTFWNLDKRVNKDYHSALPTWSMFIKKSILDNYKYLRYPINLHPGEDGIFSHELLMYTKNVSFEYNTNYHYVKRDGQSTENTEKNIKKLSNDIKKYLEILEDFYTKYNFWESKSLSFAKYIEGEVFLAFRTKNFTVEDEKKVFDIIKSTLNKAIKNISTEDYNKYFSKEFIILIESNTIEDYYKKTKYKYNYIRFKLFGKDVSIRYKENRYKYYKNDK from the coding sequence ATGGTTAGTATAATAATACCTGTTTATAATGTTTCAAAATATTTGTATACTTGCTTGGATAGTGCGGTTAATCAAACATACAAGGATTTAGAAATAATATGTATTAATGATGGTTCTACTGATGATTCTCTTGAAATATTAAAAGAGTATGCATATAAAGATAATAGAATCATTATAATAGATAAAAAAAATGCCGGAGTATCTGCTGCAAGAAATGACGGTATAGAAAAATCAAATGGCGAATATATATTCTTTATGGACAGCGATGACTATATAGATAATGATTTTATTGAAGTTTTTTATAATAATGCTAAAAAGAATAACAGTGATTTAGTGGTATTAAGCACTTTTTGGAATTTAGATAAAAGAGTAAATAAAGATTATCATTCGGCACTTCCTACTTGGTCTATGTTTATAAAAAAATCCATATTAGATAATTATAAATATTTAAGATATCCAATTAATTTACATCCTGGTGAAGATGGTATATTTTCACATGAACTTCTAATGTATACAAAAAATGTTAGTTTTGAATATAATACAAATTATCATTATGTAAAAAGAGATGGGCAGTCAACTGAAAATACAGAAAAAAATATCAAAAAATTATCTAACGATATAAAAAAATATTTGGAAATATTAGAAGATTTCTACACTAAATATAATTTTTGGGAAAGTAAGTCATTATCGTTTGCTAAATATATAGAAGGCGAAGTATTTTTAGCATTCAGAACAAAAAATTTTACAGTTGAAGATGAGAAAAAAGTTTTCGATATAATAAAATCCACTTTAAATAAAGCCATAAAAAATATAAGTACAGAAGATTATAATAAGTATTTTTCCAAAGAGTTTATTATTCTTATAGAGTCTAATACAATTGAAGATTATTATAAAAAAACAAAATATAAATATAATTATATAAGATTTAAACTATTCGGAAAAGATGTATCAATAAGATATAAAGAAAATAGATACAAATATTACAAGAATGATAAATAA
- a CDS encoding tetratricopeptide repeat protein, which yields MKKCSLLIIIFLFSFISNIYAFSFNEFTAKLDVDRANRLMKKGDYDGAVTLYEKALSKVPNSPEIFYNMGTTMSSIGDMNSAVQLFDMAKKSFTDNTSKEMKSSVHYNAGLTRIEMKDYQGAINELVESLVNTPNDNNSKMALEYAQKKLEEQKQNNNTGPSSQQNQDQNQDGQSDNNKSGSGNNDQNNQDNQNNDNQGNQNNQDNQNNDNQQNQNNQNSDGNNDNQNNNGGDNNQDNQNNQNNNGGDNNQNDNQDSKSDIDRLLESLRQYRKDKDNGDQYYGGGRIDKDW from the coding sequence ATGAAAAAATGCAGTTTATTAATTATAATATTTTTATTCAGCTTTATTTCAAACATATATGCTTTTTCATTTAATGAGTTTACTGCAAAACTTGATGTAGACAGAGCAAACAGACTTATGAAGAAAGGAGATTATGACGGAGCTGTAACATTATATGAAAAGGCTTTAAGTAAAGTGCCAAATTCGCCTGAAATATTTTATAATATGGGTACTACTATGTCTTCTATAGGAGATATGAACAGTGCTGTACAATTATTTGATATGGCTAAAAAAAGTTTTACAGATAATACTAGTAAAGAAATGAAAAGTTCAGTACATTATAATGCAGGACTAACTAGGATTGAAATGAAGGATTATCAGGGTGCTATAAATGAATTGGTAGAATCTCTTGTGAATACTCCTAATGATAACAATTCCAAAATGGCATTGGAATATGCACAGAAAAAATTAGAAGAGCAAAAGCAGAATAACAATACAGGTCCAAGCTCTCAGCAAAATCAAGATCAGAATCAGGACGGACAAAGCGATAATAATAAGAGCGGTTCAGGAAATAATGATCAAAATAATCAAGATAATCAGAATAATGATAATCAAGGCAATCAAAATAATCAGGACAATCAAAACAACGATAATCAGCAAAATCAAAATAACCAAAATAGCGACGGAAATAATGATAATCAGAATAACAATGGCGGGGATAATAATCAGGATAATCAAAATAATCAGAATAATAATGGCGGAGATAATAATCAAAATGACAATCAGGACAGTAAATCTGATATAGACAGATTATTAGAATCTTTAAGGCAGTATAGAAAAGATAAAGATAATGGAGATCAGTATTATGGCGGAGGCAGAATTGATAAGGATTGGTAA
- a CDS encoding thioredoxin fold domain-containing protein, whose protein sequence is MNKLYIMIFSFILFLSCSNSGKINWESDFDVSVEKSKSENKIIMMDIYTDWCGACKEMDKNVFKNKNVADSSTNFIALKFNPEKMPNGKDILKKYNILGFPTMLFINSDGFILKRIVGYIESDELINEMNSMKERNYRVNTIFKDDNISLDKLDIYLESGYDNEALDMYNKLTEENKIPEDKMARYMSSIALLLLDNDKQDEGMKYFNEIISKYSNYNEVYIAHYYKALDMIINNAQTNEGIKYIENLTNQVPDGIKNEYLDFINYFSSN, encoded by the coding sequence ATGAATAAATTATATATTATGATATTTAGTTTTATTTTGTTTTTGTCATGCTCTAATTCTGGAAAAATAAATTGGGAAAGTGATTTTGATGTATCAGTTGAAAAATCAAAGTCTGAAAATAAAATAATAATGATGGATATATATACTGATTGGTGCGGAGCATGTAAGGAAATGGATAAAAATGTTTTCAAAAATAAAAATGTAGCTGATAGCAGCACAAATTTTATAGCATTAAAATTCAATCCTGAAAAAATGCCTAATGGAAAAGATATACTAAAAAAATATAATATATTGGGTTTTCCTACTATGCTTTTTATTAATAGCGATGGATTTATTTTAAAAAGAATAGTTGGTTATATTGAAAGCGATGAATTAATAAATGAAATGAATAGTATGAAAGAGAGAAATTATAGAGTAAATACCATATTCAAAGATGATAATATTTCATTAGATAAGTTGGATATTTATCTTGAATCAGGTTATGATAATGAAGCTTTGGATATGTACAATAAACTCACAGAAGAAAATAAAATACCTGAAGATAAAATGGCTAGGTATATGTCAAGTATTGCTCTTTTGCTTTTAGATAATGATAAACAAGATGAAGGAATGAAATATTTTAATGAGATAATAAGTAAATATAGTAATTATAATGAAGTTTATATAGCTCATTATTATAAGGCATTGGATATGATAATTAATAATGCCCAGACAAATGAGGGTATAAAATACATAGAAAATCTCACAAATCAAGTACCAGACGGAATAAAAAATGAGTATTTAGATTTTATAAATTATTTTAGTTCCAATTAA
- a CDS encoding DUF362 domain-containing protein, whose amino-acid sequence MSKVAVIKCENYDLEEVKSAIKKAIDLIGGIDVFVKENDKVLLKPNFLAAETAERSVTTHPVVFEAVVSILQEKTKNISYGDSPGIGKGSSVALKSGIDEIANKLNVKYADFEEPVGVTYDDGVQEKSFTIAKPIQEADVIISLPKLKSHALTTMTGAVKNQFGCIPGFRKAEYHLKLPDFEDFSTMLLDLNKLVNPKLYIMDGILAMEGNGPRNGNPRKVNALIVSSDAVALDYVASQIISFDYNTIPTLKMGFKLGFSNKEEIEVVGDGIESVKVTDFKKPHKGVGIGRSLMKLSRFPIIKRLFATIIPKPVIEKNKCVKCGVCVKVCPVTPLALNFEKKGKDYPPEYYYKHCISCYCCQELCPHKAIVLKRKF is encoded by the coding sequence ATGAGTAAAGTTGCTGTAATAAAATGCGAAAATTATGATCTTGAAGAAGTAAAATCTGCTATTAAAAAAGCTATAGATTTGATTGGAGGAATAGATGTATTTGTTAAAGAAAATGATAAGGTATTGCTTAAGCCCAATTTTCTAGCTGCTGAAACTGCCGAAAGATCTGTAACAACTCATCCTGTAGTATTTGAAGCTGTTGTATCTATACTTCAGGAAAAAACTAAAAACATTTCTTATGGAGATTCTCCGGGAATAGGTAAGGGAAGCAGTGTAGCATTGAAGTCCGGCATAGATGAAATAGCTAATAAATTAAATGTTAAATATGCAGATTTTGAGGAACCTGTAGGAGTTACTTATGATGATGGGGTACAGGAGAAAAGTTTTACTATAGCAAAGCCTATACAGGAAGCTGATGTAATAATAAGTTTACCAAAATTGAAATCGCATGCCCTTACAACTATGACAGGGGCAGTAAAAAATCAATTCGGATGCATACCCGGTTTTAGAAAGGCAGAATATCATTTGAAGCTTCCAGATTTTGAAGATTTTTCTACTATGCTTCTTGATTTGAATAAACTTGTTAACCCTAAGCTTTATATAATGGATGGAATTCTTGCTATGGAAGGAAACGGACCTAGAAATGGAAATCCTAGAAAAGTTAATGCTTTAATAGTGTCGTCAGATGCAGTTGCTTTGGATTATGTTGCTTCTCAAATAATATCATTTGATTATAATACTATACCTACTTTAAAAATGGGATTTAAACTTGGCTTTTCAAATAAAGAAGAAATAGAAGTTGTCGGTGATGGTATAGAAAGCGTAAAAGTAACAGATTTCAAAAAACCTCATAAAGGTGTCGGTATAGGAAGGAGTTTAATGAAGTTAAGTAGATTCCCTATTATTAAAAGACTTTTTGCAACTATAATACCTAAACCTGTAATAGAAAAAAATAAATGTGTAAAATGCGGAGTATGTGTCAAGGTTTGTCCTGTAACACCATTGGCACTTAATTTTGAGAAAAAAGGTAAAGATTATCCGCCTGAATATTATTATAAACATTGTATATCATGCTACTGCTGTCAGGAATTATGCCCTCATAAAGCTATAGTATTAAAAAGAAAATTTTAA
- a CDS encoding thioredoxin fold domain-containing protein: MNKNTLIISIMIFISIVSCNKASAEIKWEKDLAAAMKKAKEKNMPIMIDVYTDWCTWCKELDKNTYSHKDVIDAAKKMVSIKLNPETSEEGAKIAQRYGVQGFPTILFISADGFILENVGGYVEGEKFVPYMKNAVEKLNKVNSVLANKEPTLEKLDLYMESGNETESQKIYDALIQKKAISKEKMPKYLLGFGLIKAQKKDYDNANKYFDDIIKNYPNSEEVYVAHYYKAVMMALAGEKDEPKKYLEKLLDDPKVPENMKVQYENLLSYINETN; the protein is encoded by the coding sequence ATGAATAAAAATACATTGATTATTTCTATAATGATATTTATCTCTATTGTTTCTTGTAATAAGGCAAGTGCTGAGATAAAATGGGAAAAAGATTTGGCTGCCGCTATGAAGAAAGCTAAAGAGAAAAATATGCCTATAATGATAGATGTTTATACTGATTGGTGTACTTGGTGTAAGGAATTGGATAAAAATACTTATTCACATAAAGATGTTATAGATGCTGCCAAAAAAATGGTTTCTATTAAATTGAATCCTGAAACTTCAGAAGAAGGAGCAAAGATAGCTCAGAGATATGGTGTACAAGGTTTTCCTACAATACTTTTTATAAGTGCTGATGGTTTTATATTAGAAAATGTAGGAGGATATGTTGAGGGAGAAAAATTTGTTCCTTATATGAAAAATGCCGTAGAAAAATTGAATAAAGTAAATTCTGTATTGGCAAATAAAGAACCTACTTTAGAAAAATTAGATTTATATATGGAATCAGGAAATGAAACAGAATCTCAAAAGATATACGATGCTTTAATACAGAAAAAAGCTATATCTAAAGAAAAAATGCCTAAATATTTACTTGGTTTTGGTTTAATAAAAGCACAGAAAAAGGATTATGATAATGCTAATAAATATTTTGATGATATAATAAAAAATTATCCTAATTCTGAAGAAGTTTATGTGGCTCATTATTATAAAGCAGTCATGATGGCATTGGCAGGAGAAAAAGATGAGCCTAAAAAATATTTAGAGAAACTTCTTGATGATCCTAAGGTTCCTGAGAATATGAAAGTGCAGTATGAAAATTTATTATCATACATCAATGAAACTAATTAA
- the mnmA gene encoding tRNA 2-thiouridine(34) synthase MnmA, protein MQKIAVGMSAGVDSTTTAKLLKEQGNEVFGVTMLLWNGDERAPLSGSCYSPYQKNIVEECEKYAKAIGIDYYAFDVSEMFQKKVIDYVTESYKKGFTPNPCIMCNSQIKFMALFEAIEKQGLEFDKFATGHYAGVKYDENTKRYLLLRGKNLIKDQSYFLYRLTQDQLSKIIFPMHENTKEDTRNIARGYNLDVAEKSESQDFFAGEYHRLFDEDKEGNIINIDTNEILGHHKGIWHYTVGQRKGLGIAYKEPLFIVSLDSETNTVYVGNKNHTLVNEVKIYDVNWIAEPIQKEFEALVKTRSAHKGTMALVIPIDENTINIKFHEPTGIIAKGQSCVCYDNDITLCGGIVY, encoded by the coding sequence ATGCAAAAAATAGCAGTTGGAATGAGTGCAGGAGTTGATTCTACTACTACGGCAAAACTCTTAAAAGAACAAGGTAATGAGGTATTCGGTGTTACTATGCTTTTATGGAATGGAGATGAAAGAGCACCTTTAAGCGGTTCTTGTTATAGTCCTTATCAGAAAAATATTGTAGAGGAATGCGAAAAATATGCAAAGGCAATAGGTATAGATTATTATGCATTCGATGTAAGTGAGATGTTTCAGAAAAAAGTTATAGATTATGTTACTGAATCTTATAAAAAAGGATTTACTCCAAACCCTTGCATAATGTGCAACAGTCAGATTAAATTTATGGCTTTATTTGAGGCTATAGAAAAGCAAGGTTTAGAATTCGATAAATTTGCTACAGGGCATTATGCTGGCGTCAAATACGATGAAAATACTAAAAGATATCTTCTTTTAAGAGGAAAAAATTTAATAAAAGATCAGTCTTATTTTTTGTACAGGCTCACTCAAGATCAATTATCTAAAATAATTTTTCCCATGCATGAAAATACAAAAGAAGATACAAGAAACATTGCAAGAGGATATAATTTAGATGTTGCTGAAAAGAGTGAAAGTCAGGATTTTTTTGCTGGAGAATATCATAGATTATTTGATGAAGATAAAGAAGGTAACATAATAAATATAGATACTAATGAAATATTGGGGCATCATAAAGGAATATGGCATTATACAGTAGGGCAGAGAAAAGGTTTAGGTATAGCCTATAAAGAGCCATTATTTATAGTATCATTGGACAGTGAAACAAATACAGTTTATGTTGGAAATAAAAATCATACATTGGTTAATGAAGTAAAAATATATGATGTTAATTGGATAGCTGAGCCTATACAAAAAGAATTTGAAGCATTAGTAAAAACAAGAAGTGCTCATAAAGGTACTATGGCTCTTGTTATTCCAATAGATGAAAATACTATTAATATAAAATTTCATGAGCCTACAGGTATTATAGCTAAAGGTCAGTCTTGTGTATGTTATGATAATGATATAACTTTATGCGGCGGCATTGTTTATTGA
- a CDS encoding bifunctional metallophosphatase/5'-nucleotidase: MMKKIYIILIFILITILSCQKNNILHPKESGNLVIIHMNDTHGKDEEENGIYGAARRAAYIKQVKSTNDNVLVLHAGDTITGSIYSTVFKGQDEVRIMNEIGVGAATVGNHFVDYGLDNFNQIIKDRKFPTLSVNIKNKSDNSYYAKPYMVTNINGIKIAVVGVTVKNAGYNPQYTQNLVFEDEIQSLQNFMSEIPLNTTNDVTILLSHAGYNVDIEIANAMPNIFDVIIGGHTHTVLQNANTVNGTPIVQAGCYGQYLGNINLNANNGNVSSFNYKLIPMDSNIKQDPDMLALVNEMKTQVEQESNVRIGTLSEDLPLNVTEIRSKSTPLGNFVCDLIYDSNQQGDKADIVFINAGGIRAGFTKGDITLANVMTVSSFDNEVILVTLTGKDILDILKVACKKSTVIAGNSGGSFLQMSRGMEVIYNSSGDLISAKLNNTAINESQSYRVALSTFIYNSSDYVNITQKGQNINMTGKDCRDDMISKIKALGNIDSSYIDNTVRINIQ; the protein is encoded by the coding sequence ATGATGAAAAAAATTTATATTATTTTAATTTTTATATTAATAACAATATTATCATGTCAAAAAAATAATATTTTACATCCTAAAGAAAGCGGTAACCTTGTAATAATTCATATGAATGATACACATGGAAAAGATGAAGAAGAAAATGGAATATACGGAGCTGCTAGAAGAGCTGCTTATATTAAACAAGTAAAGTCAACTAATGATAATGTTTTGGTTCTTCATGCTGGAGATACTATTACAGGCAGTATTTATTCCACAGTTTTCAAGGGACAAGATGAAGTTAGAATTATGAATGAGATTGGAGTAGGTGCTGCAACAGTTGGAAACCATTTTGTAGATTATGGACTTGATAATTTTAATCAAATAATAAAAGACAGAAAATTTCCTACTCTTTCAGTAAATATAAAAAATAAATCAGATAACAGCTATTATGCCAAGCCATATATGGTTACAAATATAAACGGTATAAAAATTGCTGTAGTAGGCGTAACTGTAAAGAATGCAGGATATAATCCTCAATACACTCAAAATTTAGTATTTGAAGATGAAATACAATCATTACAAAATTTCATGTCAGAAATTCCTTTAAATACTACTAATGATGTTACAATACTTCTAAGTCATGCCGGATATAATGTTGATATAGAAATTGCCAATGCCATGCCTAATATCTTTGATGTTATAATAGGAGGACATACTCATACTGTACTTCAAAATGCTAACACTGTAAACGGCACACCTATAGTACAGGCAGGTTGTTATGGGCAGTATTTAGGAAATATTAATTTAAATGCCAATAATGGAAATGTTTCAAGTTTCAATTATAAACTAATTCCTATGGATAGTAATATAAAACAAGATCCTGATATGCTTGCTTTGGTTAATGAAATGAAGACTCAGGTAGAACAGGAATCTAATGTAAGGATAGGTACTTTATCTGAAGATTTACCTCTTAATGTTACAGAAATTAGATCTAAATCTACACCTTTAGGAAATTTTGTATGCGACTTGATATATGATTCTAATCAGCAAGGAGATAAGGCTGATATTGTTTTCATAAATGCCGGAGGAATAAGAGCCGGATTTACAAAAGGAGACATAACATTAGCAAATGTAATGACAGTTTCATCTTTTGATAATGAAGTAATATTGGTTACATTAACAGGAAAAGATATACTTGATATATTAAAGGTAGCATGCAAAAAAAGTACAGTAATTGCCGGAAATTCAGGAGGAAGTTTCCTTCAAATGTCAAGAGGAATGGAAGTTATATACAACAGCAGCGGAGATTTAATATCTGCTAAATTAAATAATACTGCTATTAATGAATCACAATCATACAGAGTAGCTTTATCTACATTCATATATAACAGCAGCGATTATGTTAATATTACTCAGAAAGGACAGAATATTAATATGACAGGAAAAGACTGCAGAGATGATATGATATCAAAAATTAAAGCTCTTGGAAATATAGACAGCAGTTATATAGATAATACAGTTAGAATCAATATTCAGTAA
- a CDS encoding BatD family protein, with the protein MAEAELIRIGNTALKYILAVFFIACSSLFSQTSINAKISDTKVGVGEVFTVSVTIDNSTGRVLIDDMPGLTLRGTSQSINMMYSSGTFKSIKTYNFTYVANSEGKYKFDNITVKINNRTYISNPVEIEVVKAPTRNDDSYTPSGNRFNDFMNYSDDIYVDNIINKKEVYLYEPIYITQKAYTHIPVTVLGFSKIPDRTDFISYSDSSKYNTFTEIIDGKRVSSIPLKREVLYPVKTGTKDILTTPFVFEKDGMFYDRVQYGEDTFSVKVIPLPDRKGFENFSGAVGNFIFTAKANKTNVAVGEELLITMEVTGEGNTSIITMPNINDNITNYFSVYQPKIYETNWFDDNKMLGRKVKEYILVAKNEGASSIASINFCYFSPNDKAYTNIHSNPISLTISGNKINNNSFVNNDGEEINTIAVRDTYLKEDKNFKVLSINIVYIYILILIIAALIIYNAKKFSNIKFSLAKKDNKDNSINDIFNYYNSNNRKEYCKSVENLLLTEINNKFNIQYDNVFYDKLKDYIDYEKADEIKNIIDRCNFELYSGKSSGNEDYHTKSIELIKYIKELKIKK; encoded by the coding sequence ATGGCGGAGGCAGAATTGATAAGGATTGGTAATACAGCTTTAAAATATATATTGGCAGTATTTTTTATTGCTTGCTCATCTTTATTTTCTCAAACCAGCATCAATGCGAAAATATCGGACACTAAAGTTGGTGTAGGCGAGGTGTTCACTGTATCAGTAACTATAGATAATAGTACAGGAAGAGTTTTAATAGATGATATGCCGGGACTTACATTAAGAGGTACATCTCAGTCTATAAATATGATGTATTCTTCTGGTACTTTCAAATCTATAAAAACATATAATTTTACTTATGTTGCTAACAGCGAAGGTAAATATAAATTTGATAATATAACTGTAAAAATTAATAATAGAACTTATATATCCAATCCTGTAGAAATAGAAGTTGTAAAAGCTCCTACCAGAAATGATGATTCTTATACTCCAAGCGGAAACAGATTCAATGATTTTATGAATTATTCAGATGATATATATGTGGATAATATTATTAATAAAAAAGAAGTATATCTCTATGAGCCTATATACATAACACAAAAGGCTTATACTCATATTCCTGTTACAGTGCTTGGTTTTTCTAAGATACCTGACAGAACAGATTTTATTTCATATTCAGATTCTTCAAAGTATAATACTTTTACTGAAATAATAGATGGAAAGAGAGTAAGCAGCATACCATTAAAAAGAGAAGTGCTTTATCCTGTAAAAACAGGTACAAAGGATATATTAACTACTCCATTTGTTTTTGAAAAAGACGGTATGTTTTATGACAGAGTACAGTACGGAGAAGATACTTTTTCTGTAAAAGTTATTCCGCTTCCTGATAGAAAAGGTTTTGAAAATTTTTCAGGTGCAGTAGGAAATTTTATTTTTACTGCAAAGGCAAATAAAACTAATGTTGCTGTAGGAGAGGAGCTTTTAATTACAATGGAAGTTACCGGTGAGGGTAATACTTCTATAATAACAATGCCGAATATTAATGATAATATTACAAATTATTTTTCTGTTTATCAGCCTAAAATATATGAAACTAATTGGTTTGATGATAATAAAATGCTTGGCAGAAAAGTTAAGGAGTATATTTTAGTAGCTAAAAATGAAGGAGCTTCTTCGATTGCAAGTATTAATTTCTGTTATTTCTCTCCTAATGATAAAGCTTATACTAATATACATTCTAATCCGATAAGTTTAACAATATCAGGAAATAAAATTAATAATAATTCATTTGTTAATAATGACGGTGAAGAAATAAATACAATAGCGGTGAGAGATACATATCTGAAAGAAGATAAAAATTTTAAAGTATTAAGTATTAATATAGTTTATATTTATATATTAATATTGATAATTGCTGCTTTGATTATTTATAATGCTAAAAAATTTAGTAATATAAAATTTTCATTGGCTAAAAAAGATAATAAAGATAATAGTATAAATGATATTTTTAATTATTATAATTCTAATAATCGAAAGGAATACTGCAAATCTGTAGAAAATCTTTTATTAACTGAAATAAATAATAAATTTAATATACAATATGATAATGTTTTTTATGATAAATTAAAAGATTATATTGATTATGAAAAGGCTGATGAAATAAAAAATATAATTGACAGATGTAACTTTGAATTATATTCAGGAAAATCTTCAGGCAATGAAGATTATCATACAAAATCCATAGAATTAATAAAATATATAAAAGAATTAAAAATTAAAAAATGA
- a CDS encoding vWA domain-containing protein, giving the protein MFFGDFKFIILYVFLPVLIILFIMSRRKVHKVLSIFTKNLNFQNDKNYKRISNLRIFSIIFMILASASLIFALMQPKWGIIEQKIKTDNYMVTIVLDLSRSMDADDVWPSRLERAKLEIEKFIKTTDNLSVALVGFAGTSFIASPFTQDMETFTYILDNLTTKSVTLQGTRISDALVTAKNTFNVDAVSKKSIILITDGEDHGGYFDDILKQLNEMNVSVYTVGVGTEAGASISTDLGVREKSVISKRDDNTLKLIADSTHGKSYIAENVSLESIFNDMKQNMDSVSSVRNNRSYKERFQIFLAISAGLIFLASIFSILTQLKVRETIKKKIIKDKILNRQSEVSNY; this is encoded by the coding sequence ATGTTTTTTGGAGATTTTAAATTTATAATTTTGTATGTATTTCTTCCTGTACTTATAATTTTATTTATTATGTCAAGGAGAAAAGTACATAAGGTTTTGTCAATATTTACTAAAAACTTGAATTTTCAAAATGATAAAAACTATAAAAGAATATCAAATTTAAGAATATTTTCTATTATATTTATGATACTTGCATCTGCCAGCTTAATATTTGCTTTGATGCAGCCTAAATGGGGAATAATAGAGCAGAAAATAAAAACAGATAATTACATGGTAACTATAGTATTAGATTTGTCAAGATCTATGGATGCTGATGATGTATGGCCTTCCAGACTTGAAAGAGCTAAATTAGAAATAGAAAAATTTATAAAAACAACCGATAATTTATCTGTAGCATTAGTTGGTTTTGCAGGAACAAGTTTTATAGCTTCGCCTTTTACTCAGGATATGGAAACTTTTACTTATATACTTGATAATTTGACAACTAAATCTGTTACTTTGCAAGGTACTAGAATATCAGATGCTTTAGTTACTGCTAAAAATACTTTTAATGTAGATGCGGTTAGTAAAAAATCTATTATCTTGATAACTGATGGCGAAGATCATGGCGGTTATTTTGATGACATATTAAAACAATTAAATGAGATGAATGTCAGTGTATATACTGTAGGTGTAGGGACTGAAGCAGGTGCCAGCATAAGTACCGATTTAGGAGTAAGAGAAAAATCTGTTATTTCAAAAAGAGATGATAATACATTAAAGTTAATAGCTGATTCCACTCATGGAAAAAGCTATATTGCAGAAAATGTTTCGCTTGAAAGTATATTTAATGATATGAAGCAGAATATGGATAGTGTTTCATCTGTGAGAAATAATAGAAGCTATAAAGAAAGATTTCAAATATTTTTAGCTATTTCTGCAGGTCTGATATTTTTGGCAAGTATATTCAGTATTTTAACTCAATTAAAGGTGAGGGAAACTATTAAAAAGAAAATAATAAAAGATAAAATACTCAATAGACAATCTGAAGTTAGCAATTATTAA
- a CDS encoding SH3 domain-containing protein — protein sequence MKKLIIVFLLFQSYYLYSAFDLDRLNNLFESANKLYNDGKYLEANYLYKDIAASNFVSKDLYYNLASSYAAIGSNGYAVLYYEKALNISPFDKEIKIMINSLTGNNDYDSQIIVIMYGFLILFLIFFTLMILMFIKRKKINKFLLMLSIVLLIPTAILNNNINSDYVITVNNANLYRGSSTKSSIVSQISEGEKLRVLEEYTNWYYVKGNFKGWISKGSAEKI from the coding sequence ATGAAAAAATTAATTATAGTATTTTTGCTTTTTCAATCGTATTATTTATATAGTGCTTTTGATTTAGATAGATTAAATAATTTATTTGAATCTGCTAATAAACTTTATAATGACGGTAAATATTTAGAAGCTAATTATTTATATAAAGATATTGCGGCATCTAATTTTGTTTCAAAAGATTTGTATTATAATTTAGCTTCATCTTATGCTGCTATTGGAAGTAATGGATATGCTGTTCTTTATTATGAAAAGGCTTTGAATATATCGCCTTTTGATAAGGAAATAAAAATTATGATAAATTCATTAACAGGAAATAATGATTATGATTCCCAAATTATAGTTATTATGTATGGATTTTTAATATTGTTTCTAATATTTTTTACTTTGATGATTTTGATGTTTATAAAGAGAAAAAAGATAAATAAATTTTTATTAATGCTTTCTATAGTTCTTTTAATACCTACTGCAATATTAAATAATAATATAAATTCTGATTATGTAATAACTGTAAATAATGCCAATTTATACAGAGGAAGTAGTACTAAATCATCTATAGTTTCTCAAATATCCGAAGGCGAAAAATTGAGGGTGCTTGAAGAGTATACTAATTGGTACTATGTGAAAGGTAATTTTAAGGGCTGGATAAGTAAGGGTTCTGCCGAAAAAATATAA